From the genome of Solanum lycopersicum chromosome 7, SLM_r2.1:
TTGTTGTTCTATGGCTTACCACTGGAAGACTTCCGTGTACTTTCAAGTTCAGAGTTTAAGCCCATCCCGCTAATGATAATTGTCTTTGACTTTTGAGCGGACACAGAATTCTTGTTCGTGACTTCCTGGCATTTGTTTATTAGTATATCTGTTGAAGGAATTCTTTTTATTGATTGATTATTGTATATATCGTTTATATGGAATCTTGTTTGGTTCAAAAAGGAATTATTGATTATGGGACGTATAAAAATCTGGAAATTATAATCTACTTTGTTCTTACTGATATCCATTATTGTAGTCATTTGAAAATCTTGTTCTAATTTCAGAGGGTCACGGACATGGCTTTCTTTGCAGAGGATGTTCATCTCTTGGCTAGGTAGCTCTGCTCTTATGTAACTTGTCTGTAACTTGTCATACTTATGTagtagttttttttatgtttctaacTTGGGTTTTGTCGCAGTGCGAGTGTTGATGGCCGGGTTTATATATGGAAAATTACTGAAGGACCAGATGAAGAAGAGAAACCACAAATTACAGGAAGGATTGTCATTGCTATTCATATTGTTGGTGAAGGGGAATCTGTTCACCCACGTGTTTGTTGGCATTGTCATAAACAAGTAGCTACCCATCTCTCTTTTTGGTTATCCTTTTCTTCTGCTGACATTGTGcttaatttttcttatgttCTCTTCAATAGGAAATTCTTGTGGTTGGAATCGGGAAACGCATTTTGAAAATTGATACCATTAAAGTGGGAAAAGGTGCAGTATTTTCAGCTGATGAACCTCTCAGGTGTCCTGTTGACAAGTTGGTTGATGGGGTACAACTTATTGGTACCCATGATGGAGAAGTGACTGATTTATCTATGTGCCAGTGGATGACCACTCGTTTGGTATCTGCATCAGTGGATGGCACGGTTCGTGAGGGTTCTGCTTTATTTTGTAGTTTTAGTTGTTTATGCAATGTCCTTTTCAGTTTTTCTATAAAGAAAGAACTGTTTGATATATGTATCTTTGGCGTAATCGTTATTTAATGGTTCATATCACTTAACATGATTTTTGTTGTGAAAATGATAGCCTAACCAAAAAACTTACTACTTGTTATTAGCTGAACTTTTAGAGTTGAGTTGTTTGTATTTGTTGAGTGGGACTGTATGTatctttttttgataaatgGCCTCCAATGTTAAGAAGTCGGTAAGAATAGAATGTGAAAATTTTCGGTTCCTGATATATGTATTTCCAACGGGTACTTTTATGGTTCCTTGGGTTTTAGGCATTCATTATCTTTTACCTTTTGGACCCGTTTAAGATTCTGTAATGAAGCTATGATTAAGTCTGATCTTCATTGCAAGTTGATATATAACATGGGTAGTTGGAAAAGTTTGGTTCCTCTGTATTGACGGGTGCCTGTGGATTTTACTGTGTTTTCCAGATAAAGATATGGGATGACCGTAATCCACTTCCAATCGCAGTTCTCAGGCCTCATGATGGTCATCCTGTTAGTTCTGCTACCTTCTTGGCTTCCCCACACCACCCAGATCACGTCGTACTCATCACTGGGGTATGTGCTACTGCATCTTGTGCTGGCCATTTTTGGTCAGAATTAACTGTTTTATTTCTTAGATAACCTCATATTCTCGGATTTCTACTTGCTGTCCATGCTAATTTTTTATTCGATCTGTTTCTCAAATGACAACCCATTTGAATATCAATCACaactctctattttcttttccatGAGTTTGCCTGTTGGTGATTCTTGAGTGTGAGTTGACCTTTTAAAGGTTTTCAGGGTCCTCTTAATCGGGAAATAAGGATATGGGCATTAGCGGGTGGAGAAGGCATTTTGCTTCAGAGTGATGATGAGTCATGGCGCTGTACACAGACATTGGAGCTGAAGAGTTCAGCTGAGGCTAATGTCGAAGAGGCATTTTTTAACCAAGTTGTAGCCTTGTCTCAAGCAGGTCTGCTCCTACTAGCTAATGCAAAAAAGAATGCTATATATGCTGTGCATCTAGAGTATGGCCCGAATCCGAAGGCTACCCGGATGGATTACATAGCAGGATTTACAGTCACCATGCCAATTTTGAGCTTCACTGGGACGAGTGGCCTATTGCCCCATGGTGAACAGATTGTGCAGGTGTATTGTGTACAGACACAGGCCATTCAGCAGTATGCCTTGGACCTGTCCCAATGCTTACCACCTCCAACAGAGAGTGTGGTTTTCGAAAGGACAGAATCTGGCGTTTCGCGCGATTCTGCAAACATTGAAGGATTTGCTCCTGTTGACCCCCCAGGAAGTAAACAGCAGGAGTTTCCTTTATCTAGTTCAGCTCCTAAATCAGCAGTACATGACATTGGCTCTGAGATTTCACAAACAGCTAGATATCCTACAAGTGCTGCACCTACTGAATCGACCACCTCTCAAGAATTTGCTTCCTCCATTCCAGAAACTAAATCGTCTATTTTGCCCAGTGTAACTAGTGATAATGATATTGCCTCCAGTGCATCGCCTCCTCCTTTGAGTCCTAAATTGTCTCGAAACTTATCTGGTTTTAGAGGTCCGTCGAACAGCTTTGGGGCAGACACCTTTGATAATGACCAAGTTGGAAATCAAAAAGTTGTTGATTATCCAGTAGATCCACAAAAGGATGGCACGCCCCCAATCTTGTCAGATATTGCTTCCTTGGATGATGAACATAAAACATCAGGGGATGATGTTCCCTCTGGTATCAGTCATCTTGTAAAGTTCAAGCACCCAACTCATTTGGTGACTCCTTCAGAGATATTGATGGCTAGATCATCCTCTGAGGTTAGCATTGTTAATGAGCAGAAAAGTGAGTCAGAAATGAATGTTCTGGATGCTGTAACTAACAATGACACCCGCACTGTAGAGATGGAGGTTAAAGTTGGTGGTGAAGCAAAATTTAGTCAAAAAACTGATATGGGCTCTCAAgaccttcattcttttgtgtctgaaaataaagagaaggTTTTTTGCTCTCAAGTATCTGATCTTGGATTAGAAATGGCTAGAGAATGTCGCACCTTATCTCCCGAGACCTATACTGTAGAGGAATCTAGGCAGTTTGATGGGGTTAGTGGAAGTGAGGGACCATCTCAACCTTCAGTTACACCAGAGGAAGATCATGACTCTGCAAAGGACATCTCTGAAAAAGATTTAGACTCAACTATGTCAGTCACTGTTCATCAACCACCAGCTCCCAGTGTAAAAGGGAAAAAGCAAAAGGGGAAGAATTCTCAAGTGTCTGGCCCATCTTCAGCATCGCCTAGTGCTTTTAATTCAACAGATTCTCCAAATGAGGCTGTTGTCAGCTCAAGTACCCCTTCTATGGAAAGTGCTTTCTCACAAATTTTGTCCATGCGTGAGATGCTTAATCAGGTGCTTGCCTTTTGTCCTAATAGCATATGTACTTATGTATGTTTAGTTTAGTGCACTTCTCATTTTTTTATGCCACTATAATTGTATatatctttcttcatttttttgttttaattttattgttaccTGTGTTGGTACTTAGTTTGACATATTCTCACTGTTTATGCATTAGTATTCAATGTAATTATAATTGTTGCTTTCATCATTCTCATCATTCATGAACGGTATCTTCATACTTTCCTTGCTCTTTATGCGTCCTCTAACTTCCTTCTGCAGTATTTCTTAGCCTGGCTGATTATCCTCCTGAATTCTGTTGGACAATTTTTCCAAATTCCATAATTTTGGTGGTTTTTTACTTGTTCATCTTCTGCAACTATTTTTATCTCAGAATTTTCATTAAGTAACTCTTCCTCAATGGTGGAAgctgattttcttttatatgcTTCTCTGCGTGGGAAGAACATTCTTTACATAATTGAAATGTGTCATGTATTGAAGATATTTTTAAGATGCTGACATTTCAACCGTCAGTTCTATTGATTTGATTACACCAATccaaaccaaaaaataaataaaatactcaTTGTAGTAATGTTCTTCGATATCTTATTCTTATGTGTTGTCTTTTTAATCTGTTTGCTGTTCCATTTAGGTTCTGACTATGCAAAAAGAAACACAAAAGCAGATGGAAGTGATGGTCGCTGTTCCAGTGACCAAAGAAGGAAGAAGACTTGAAGCTGCCTTGGGAAGGAGCATGGAAAAATCTGTCAAGGCCAATTCTGATGCTTTATGGGCTCGT
Proteins encoded in this window:
- the LOC101268011 gene encoding enhancer of mRNA-decapping protein 4-like, encoding MASSPGNPNQPGGTGSGPFDIHKFFKPSTPTNPNPQNPIISSHYPSPNASYPPPTPGAGAGVGGVYPYQTQTTTPFRHHPQFTHNLPQYSTPHDTQLMHQQRSMSFPTPPLQPPPPTSSPHQFPNPNPGATLMALLSPQPSTSEVQIQSTMPMPPIQPTSSGSELSDFSSGPNVGVAHSGPGPMRMPSSKLPKGRHLNGDHIVYDIDVRFPSEVQPQLEVTPITKYGSDPGLVLGRQIAVNKTYICYGLKLGAIRVLNINTALRSLLKGLAQRVTDMAFFAEDVHLLASASVDGRVYIWKITEGPDEEEKPQITGRIVIAIHIVGEGESVHPRVCWHCHKQEILVVGIGKRILKIDTIKVGKGAVFSADEPLRCPVDKLVDGVQLIGTHDGEVTDLSMCQWMTTRLVSASVDGTIKIWDDRNPLPIAVLRPHDGHPVSSATFLASPHHPDHVVLITGGPLNREIRIWALAGGEGILLQSDDESWRCTQTLELKSSAEANVEEAFFNQVVALSQAGLLLLANAKKNAIYAVHLEYGPNPKATRMDYIAGFTVTMPILSFTGTSGLLPHGEQIVQVYCVQTQAIQQYALDLSQCLPPPTESVVFERTESGVSRDSANIEGFAPVDPPGSKQQEFPLSSSAPKSAVHDIGSEISQTARYPTSAAPTESTTSQEFASSIPETKSSILPSVTSDNDIASSASPPPLSPKLSRNLSGFRGPSNSFGADTFDNDQVGNQKVVDYPVDPQKDGTPPILSDIASLDDEHKTSGDDVPSGISHLVKFKHPTHLVTPSEILMARSSSEVSIVNEQKSESEMNVLDAVTNNDTRTVEMEVKVGGEAKFSQKTDMGSQDLHSFVSENKEKVFCSQVSDLGLEMARECRTLSPETYTVEESRQFDGVSGSEGPSQPSVTPEEDHDSAKDISEKDLDSTMSVTVHQPPAPSVKGKKQKGKNSQVSGPSSASPSAFNSTDSPNEAVVSSSTPSMESAFSQILSMREMLNQVLTMQKETQKQMEVMVAVPVTKEGRRLEAALGRSMEKSVKANSDALWARLQEESAKQEKSLRDRTQQITNLISNCLNKDMPGLMEKLMKKELAAVGQAVARSITPAIEKTISSAILEAFQKGVGDKAVNQLEKAVNSKLEATVARQIQAQFQTSGKQALQETLKSTLEVSVIPAFEMSCKAMFEQVNSTFQKGIADHTVAAQQQFESVHSPLAIALRDAINSASAMTQTLSGELADSQRQLLALAVSGANSQSANPLNHMNNGSLLHEKIETPPDPTKEISRQLGEHKYEEAFTAALQMSDVSIVSWLCSQVDLAGILSLNPLPLSQGVLLSLLQQLSCGISSETVQKLSWMRDVLSAINPNDPLIVVHVRPIFEQVYQMLVQRRNAATTPPAELSIIRLLVHVINSMMMAVK